In Pseudonocardia sp. DSM 110487, the sequence TCGGCCGTCTCGATGTCGGTGCCGGCGCGGATGCGGAACGGCGCCCCGAGGTTGACGATGAGCAGCGCCGACGGCGCGGGCGGCAGCGTCAGCCGGGCGTACGGCGGCGCACCCTCCAGGTAGTAAAGGTCGTCGATCAGCCCGTCCAGCGGCGGTCGCGGCACTCTGGACACGTACTCCACGCCCACAGCATCCCCCGCCGGCATCGCGCGCCGGAATGGTCCAGCCGCGCTGCCGCCAGCATCGAGCCGGCGCCGATCCCGGACGAGCGCCCGGCCGCGGAATTTGCGCGGGATGCGCGTGCTGCGCGGGAGAGACCAGTTGGCTCCACGTATAGCTCCACGCGCCGGCGCGAAGATCGTCAGAGGTGCCTCTGGCCTGGAGCCGCCTTGGGGAGTCGAACCCCAGACCTACGCATTACGAGTGCGTCGCTCTAACCGACTGAGCTAAGGCGGCGGGTGGTGCGGGCCCAGTGTAGCGGCCGTCGATCCGCGCCCGTCGCCCGTCCCCGTGATCTCGGAGACGTGGGCGGCGACGATCCGCCATCCCTCGGCGAACCGCACCCACGTCTGGCTCTGCCGTCCTTCGACCGCGCCGTCGGGGTAACCGAACAGGGTGGTGACGACGGCGGTCCGGTCGTCGATCGCGAGGATCTGCGTCTCGCGAAGGGCTCGGCCGGGCGGAACGGACGGGTGCGCCACGCGCCAGGCCGCGATCTCGGCGGCGCCGTGCTGCCGATCGGCCACTCCGTAGCGAACGCAGCGCGGGTCGGCCCAGAACAGTTCGGTCAGCACGGCGACGTCGCCGTCGACCAGTGCGCGCTCGTACCGCGTGAACGCCGCCCTGATCTCGGCGACGACGCCGGGTCGGTCGAGGGCGACGGGGTCGTCGAGCCTCATGCCTGCGCGCCCTCCGCCATGACGGGTGCTTGGTCATCCGGCGTCGCTATCGGACGCGTCCGCGTCATCAGCCAGAACGCCAGCAGGATGATTCCCGCGAACGCGTAGCCGAGCGCGATCTGGCCGCCGACGTTCCAGCCCACCTGCTCGGCATGGATCAGCCCGACGAAGCCGAGTACGGCGCCGGCGAAGCAGTACACCGCGGCGGCGAAGAAGTTCTTGTCGATGACGAACGCGACGATCGCGCCCAGCACCAGGCCGGCGAGGATCGCACCGCCGCCGAGCAGAACGGTGCCGTGGTAGACGAGCCCGGCGCCGGTCACGGCCTCGTCGCCGACCTCGGCTGCGGTGGTGCCGGCCGCGGCCAGCGCGTTGTTCATCAGCCCCGTCGCCCAGGACGCGATGTTGGGGATGATCGCGATGACGACGGCGACCGCGTGGGCCTTCGGCACCTCCTGGAACGCCTGCGCCCCGATCAACAGCCCGATGTAGAGCAGGATCGGCACGATGGCCGGCAGCGGCAGCAGGGCGCCGAGCAGCGAGAACATTCCCAGGAAGCACAGCAGCGCCACCACGACCCCGGACGCCAGCGAGTACGTGGTGCGGCCGCCGGCCGCCTTCCAACCGGGGTGGCCGATGTAGACCGCCGGGGGGAACGGACAGCCCATGGCCGAGCCGACGATGGCGCCGGCGCCATCGGCGACCAGGATCGACCGGAGGTTGTACTCGTCGCCTGCCGCCGCGGCGCTCTCGACGTTGGTCATCCCCTCGGTGAAGTTGTAGATGCCGAGGGGGATCGCCGTCGCCAGCAGCGGGCCGATGTCGGTGAGGCCGTCGACGAGGCGTCCGACGTCGAAGGTCGGCAGGGACAGCGCGATGTCGCCTGCGGCCTCGGCGACCGCGGGTGGCGACATGTATCCGCCGATCCAGCCGATCGCGGTGCCTACCAGCAGCGCGGCCAACCCGACGGGGATGTTGCCCGGCAGCTTCAGGTCGGTGAAGAAGCCGATCAGGATGATCACCATGACCGGCAGTGCGATCCAGAGCGCCTCCCACATCTGCGCGGCCGGGCGCATCGAGATGAACGCGATCGAGATGCCTGCGAGCGTGCCGAGCATCGCGGCCGGCGGGGTGTAGCGGCGGATGAACGGCCCGACGAACGCACCGACCAGCACGATCACCCCGATGATGAACGACCACGCGAGCCCGGCGGTCCACGCCGCGATCGGGTCGTTCGTCGCCAGGTAGATCGGCAGCATGATCACGAAGACGACGATGAACATGTGCGGCACGCTCGGGCCGTACGGCATCGCGCAGACGTCGGTGCGGCCCTCGCGGGCTGCCAGCCGCCGAGCGAGGTAGGTGTAGTAGACGTTGCCGATCAGGAGCTGCACGCCGAGCGCCGGCAGGATGACCGCGTACACGTCGGCGCTGGGGATGTTCACCACGCCGAGGCACAGGCCGGACAGCACCAGGACGTTGACCAGGGTGTTGAAACCGAGTCCGAAGAACGCGTTCGTGTCGCCCGCCACCCACCAGGCCGGTTTCGTCGAGGTCGGCTCGCTCATGACGCGAT encodes:
- the hpxZ gene encoding oxalurate catabolism protein HpxZ — encoded protein: MRLDDPVALDRPGVVAEIRAAFTRYERALVDGDVAVLTELFWADPRCVRYGVADRQHGAAEIAAWRVAHPSVPPGRALRETQILAIDDRTAVVTTLFGYPDGAVEGRQSQTWVRFAEGWRIVAAHVSEITGTGDGRGSTAATLGPHHPPP
- a CDS encoding regulator; this translates as MSEPTSTKPAWWVAGDTNAFFGLGFNTLVNVLVLSGLCLGVVNIPSADVYAVILPALGVQLLIGNVYYTYLARRLAAREGRTDVCAMPYGPSVPHMFIVVFVIMLPIYLATNDPIAAWTAGLAWSFIIGVIVLVGAFVGPFIRRYTPPAAMLGTLAGISIAFISMRPAAQMWEALWIALPVMVIILIGFFTDLKLPGNIPVGLAALLVGTAIGWIGGYMSPPAVAEAAGDIALSLPTFDVGRLVDGLTDIGPLLATAIPLGIYNFTEGMTNVESAAAAGDEYNLRSILVADGAGAIVGSAMGCPFPPAVYIGHPGWKAAGGRTTYSLASGVVVALLCFLGMFSLLGALLPLPAIVPILLYIGLLIGAQAFQEVPKAHAVAVVIAIIPNIASWATGLMNNALAAAGTTAAEVGDEAVTGAGLVYHGTVLLGGGAILAGLVLGAIVAFVIDKNFFAAAVYCFAGAVLGFVGLIHAEQVGWNVGGQIALGYAFAGIILLAFWLMTRTRPIATPDDQAPVMAEGAQA